CGCCCTCGGCGGCGCCGTCGAACAGGCCTCCGCCACTCGCGGGCTCCTCCTCGCCGCCCTCGCCGTACCGAGTCCCGAGCCGACCGCCCCGCAGACCGACCCCTTCACCGGCCTGCCGGTGAAGACCCGGGACGACGAGAGCAAACGGGCCGACCGTGACCGGGACGAGCTGAGCGCCGCCGCCCAGCAGACCCGGGTCCGTGAACTGGCCTCGCTCGCCGAGTTCGACCAGGCCGCGAGCCCGGTCGCCCGCGACAAGCTCTCCGCCACCGTCACCGGCCCCGAGGTCAACAGCGCGGAGAAGTACCTCGCCCGCCTCACCGACCGCCCCGAGCTCTCCGGGAGCGAGCGCTCCACCAACGCCAAGAAGCTGGAGTCCGCGCTCTCCACCCGGATCGAGCGGATGCGCAGCGTCGAGTCCGCCCTCGGCACCACCCAGGTCCAGCGCCTGGAAGGCATCCGCGACGACGACGTCACCGCCCTCGAACTCAGCATCGCCCTGCTCGGCGGCTGCTTCCTGCTCGCCGTCGGCGTCTCCACCGCCGTCGCCCGCACGCTCACCCAGCCGCTCGCCGTCCTGCGCATCGGCGCCGCCCGGCTGGCGGACGAGCCCGCGAGCGCCGAGCCGGTCCGCTACACCGGCCGCAACGACGAGTTCGCCCAGGTCGTACGGTCGATGAACACCCTGCACGCCAAGCTCACCGGCCTCCAGCAGGAGTTCACCGGCCGCTTCGAGAGCCTCGACGCCGAGCGCACCGAACTGATCGCGGGCCGCGAGGCCCTCACCCTCCAGCGCGCCGAACTCCAGGCCCAGGCCGCTGAGCTGACCGCCCAGCTGGAGCGGCTGAAGAACACGGTCCACCACACCTTCGTCAACCTCTCGCTCCGCAACCTCGGCCTCGTGGAGCGCCAGCTCGGCGTCATCGAGAGCCTGGAGGAGCGCGAGCAGGATCCGGAGCGCCTGGCCACCCTGTTCAAGCTGGACCACATGGCCACGGTCATGCGCCGGCACAGCGAGAACATGCTCGTCCTCGCGGGCGCCGAGCACGGCCACGGCCACGCGGGCCCGATCCCGCTGGTCGACGTGGCCCGCGCGGCCGTCAGCGAGATCGAGAGGTACGAGCGGGTCACCATCCAGTCCCTGCCGCCGCACGCCCAGATCGCCGGGTTCGCCGCCGACGACCTCAGCCACCTCCTCGCCGAACTCCTGGAGAACGCCACCTCCTTCTCCCCGCCGGACTCCCATGTGGAGCTCTCCGGCTGGCTGCTGGAGACCGGTGAGGTGATGCTCTCCGTGCAGGACGAGGGCATCGGCATGTCGACCGTCCGGATGGGCGAGCTCAATGCGAGGCTGGCCGACCCGGCCTCCTTCGAGGCGGGGGAGCAGAATGCCGACGGGGCCGGACTCGGCCTCCAGGTCACCTCGTTGCTGGCCGCCCGGCACGGTGTGCGGGTCCAGCTGCGCGAGCAGAAGGGGAGTGGAGTGACGGCCGTCGTCGTCCTGCCGCAGACCCTGCTGCCCAACTCCCTCCCCGCCTCCTCGCCGCCCGCCGTGCAACTGCCCGGCGAGGCACCGGCGCTCAACCTGCCGGGCTCGGTGGCCGAGGCCAACTCCAACGCCCTGCCGAGCCGTACGCCCATCCTGCCGCCGGCCGCCGAACCTGCGGCGCCTGGGGCGGGGGCCGGTGCGGAGGCAGCTTCCAGGGCGGCGGTCGAGCCGGAGACGACGCCCGGGCAGGAGCCCGAGGCCGTGTCCGGGACCGCTTCCGAAGCGGCGGCCGGGACTGTCTCCGAGGCGACCGGGCGTGCGCCCGCGCCCCTGTCCGAGCCGACGCCCGGGGCCGTTTCCGGGGCGGCGGCGCCCGAGCAGGCGTCCGCCGTGGAGTTCGAGCGGGCCGCCGACCAGGCGCCCGAGCCGACGCCGGAGTCCCGGCCCGAGTCCGCCGCCCAGGCTGCCCCCGAGCCCGCCGCCCAGCCCTCCGTCGACCCGATGATCGCCGCCGCCGAGCGGGCGATCCGCGAGGCCGGTGCGCGGGAGCCCGCGAGCGCCGAGGGCGCGGAGGCGCCCGGGGCCCCCGGAGCCACCGACGTACCGCAGCAGAGCCCTGACGCCGACGCGCGGACAGAGGCTCACGCGGAAGCAGCCACAGCGGGCGACGCAGCCGACGCAGCCCCGGACGCGCCCGCCGGGTCGGAGTCCGAGATCACGATGCAGGTCCGGCTGCCGAGGCCCCCGGCGGACCCGGCCGCTCCCGCGACGGCCCAGCCCTCCGACCCGTACGCCATCGGTCCCGACCGCCATGAGCGTCCGGCCGAGAGCGGTCCGGGGGGCCAGGACCCGGACGGGCCCGAGTTCCGTCCCGCGCCCCGGTCCGAGGCCGCCGCCGACACCGTGCCTGGACCCCGGAAGCCGCAGCCCGAGCGGATCACCGACAAGGGGCTGCCCAAGCGCACCCCCAACGTGGTCCAACCCGAGGGCGCACCCGCCACCGGGCGCACCGGGAGCCTGGACAAGGACGACCTGCGCCGCAGGCTGGGCAGCTTCCACCAGGCGGCGAAGGAGGGCCGGCGCGATGTCGAGGCCGAGATCGCCGGGTCACCCGGTTCCGTCGCCCTCGCCGACCACCAGGGCGTAGCCACCGGCACCGCCGGGCACGAGACCACCACCACACCCACGACGGGCGGCGCGCACGACACAGGGACCGAGCAGACCGGCGGCCGCACCGACCGCCGGAACGGAGAGACGGGGGACACAGTCGAGGAGGCACGCAGTTGACTGCGCCCAGCACGTTCGGGCCGAGTACCGAGGCCCGGGACCTTCACTGGTTGCTGAGCAATCTCGTGGAGGAGGTGCCAGGGGTGCACTCGGTCACCGTCGTCTCGTCCGACGGGCTGATGCTGCTCTCCTCCGACCCCGGACACCACGAGGCGAAGGCGGCGGGACCGTCGGACGGCCCCAAGGGGTCCAGCGCCGACCTGGCCACCATCGTCTCCGGCATCGGCTCGCTGACCGTCGGAGCCGCGAAGCTGATGGACGGCGGCGGCGTCAAACAGACGATGGTCGCCATGGACGAGGGCAGCGTCTTCGTCATGTCGATCAGCGACGGCTCCCTCCTCGGCGTCCACGCCACCCCTGACTGCGACATGAGCGTCGTCGCGTACCACATGGCCCTCTTCGTCGGCCGGGCCGGACACGTCCTCACCCCCGAACTCCGCAGCGAGCTGCGCAAATCGATGGAGAGTGCACAGTGACGACCGCCGCAGCCGAGCCCTCCCCCCGCCTCCCCGTCCGCGGGGCCGACAAGCGCCCGGCCAGGGTCCGCCCGTACTCCCTCACCGGAGGCCGCACCCGGTTCGGCCACGTCCTGCTCGTCGAGACGTTCGTCGCCGCCCTCGAAGCACCCGAGGAGCGCCGCGAGCTCACCAACGGCAACCTCGCCTCGCGGGTCATGCCGGAGCTCCAGGCCATCGTCGAAATCTGCCGCCGGATGCGTACGGTCGCAGAGATCTCGGCCCTGTTGAAGATGCCGCTCGGAGTCGTCCGGGTGCTGCTCAGCGACCTGGCCGACCAGGGAAAGATCCGCGTGTACGGAACCGGTCACGGCACCGGTCAGCCCGACCGCGCACTGCTCGAAAGGGTGCTCAATGGACTCCGCCGTCTCTGAGGCGCCGCTCTTCGCCCCGCGCCGGCCGGGGCCGCAGGACCAGCAGCCGCCCCGCCCCCAGGACCAGCCGGAGGAAGCCCTCCAGGCCTGGCAGCTCGACCACACCCGCGCGCCCACCGCGACCAAGATCGTGGTGGCGGGCGGATTCGGCGTGGGCAAGACGACGTTCGTCGGTTCGGTCTCCGAGATCACGCCGCTCCAGACCGAAGCGCTGATGACGCAGGCCAGCGAGGAGACCGACGACCTCTCCGCGACGCCCGAGAAGGCCACCACGACGGTGGCGATGGACTTCGGCCGGCTCACCCTCGACGACGACCTCGTGCTGTACGTCTTCGGCACGCCGGGCCAGCAGCGCTTCTGGTTCATGTGGGACGACTTGGTGCGCGGGGCGATCGGCGCGGTCGTCCTCGCCGACACCCGCCGGCTGGAGGACTGCTTCCCGGCACTGGACTACTTCGAGAGCTGCGGGCTGCCGTACATCGTGGCGGTCAACCACTTCGAGGGGACGCCCGGTTACGAGGCGGAGGACGTCAGGGAGGCCCTGACCGTACCGCCGCGGGTGCCGATAGTGATCATGGACGCGCGTAACAGGATCACGGTCGTCGAGTCACTGCTGGCCCTGGTGGGCCATGCTCTCGACGTCACCCCCGCCTGAGCACGCGTACACCGCCCCGATCACACACAACGGAGAGCCGCGATGCGGAAGATACTCATAGTCGGAGCCGGGCAGTCCGGGCTCCAGCTGGCCCTGGGGCTCCAGTCCAAGGGTTACGAAGTCACCCTGATGTCCAACCGCACGGCCGACGAGATCCGCGCCGGCCGGGTCATGTCGACGCAGTGCATGTTCCACACCGCGCTCCAGCACGAGCGGGACTACCAGCTGAACTTCTGGGAGTCCCAGGCCCCGAGGATCGAGGGCGTCGGTGTCTCCGTCGCCGCCCCGGACTCCTCCCGCGCCATCGACTGGGTCGGCAGGCTCGACGGGTACGCCCAGTCGGTCGACCAGCGGGTGAAGATGGCCGGCTGGATGGAGACCTTCGCCCAGCGCGGCGGGCAGCTCGTGATCCACGGGGCGGCCGTCTCCGACCTGGACTACTTCTCGCGTACGTACGACCTGGTGATGGTGTCGGCGGGCAAGGGCGAGCTGGTCTCCATGTTCGGCCGGGACGCGGCGCGTTCGCCGTTCGACGCCCCGCAGCGCGCACTGGCCGTCGCGTACGTCCACGGGATGGGCCCGCGTCCGGAGCACCCGGAGTTCGACGCGGTCCGCTGCAACCTGGTGCCGGGCGTCGGCGAGCTGTTCGTGATGCCGACCCTGACCACCTCCGGCCGCGCCGACATCCTCTTCTGGGAGGGCGTCCCGGGCGGCCCGCTGGACGCGTTCCAGGGCATCAAGGACCCCTCCGAGCACCTGGCGAAGACGCTGGAGCTGATGGAGAGGTTCACGCCGTGGGAGTACGCCCGCGCCACCAAGGTCGAGTTGACCGACGCCAACGGCACCCTCGCCGGCCGGTACGCCCCCACGGTCCGCAAGCCGATCGGCCGGCTCCCCGGCGGCGGCCTGGCCCTCGGCGTCGCGGACGTCGTCGTGGCCAACGACCCGATCACCGGCCAGGGCTCCAACTCGGCGTCCAAGTGCGCCAACTCCTACCTGGACTCGATCCTGGAACACGGGGACAAGGAGTTCGACGCGGCCTGGATGCAGTCCACCTTCGACCGCTACTGGGAGAACGCCCAGCACGCCGTGAAGTGGACCAACGCCATGCTCGGCGTCCCCCCGGAGCACGTACTGAACCTGATCGGCGCCGCCGGCCAGCTCCAGCCCGTCGCGGACCGCTTCGCCAACGGCTTCGACGACCCGGCGGACTTCGAGAACTTCTTCTTCGAGCCGGAGAGGACGAACGCGTACCTGGCCTCGGTCTCCGGAGCCTGAGCGCCCCACCGATCCAGGGGCCGGACCCGCACCGCCGGTCCGGCCCCTCCCTTCGGGCCTACTCGGCTGCCGCCTCCGCGCTGTAGCCGGTGTCCGAGCCGTCGCGGGCTCCCTCGGGGAGGCCGGGACGGGTGTACGTGGACAGCGGTACGCCGCCGGGGTCGGGGCGGACCGCGCCCAGCAGCGGGTTGGACGCCACCGGGGAGACCTTCACCTTCGTACCGGGGCGGGGGGCCTGCACCACCAGGCCGTCGCCGATGTACAGCGCCACGTGTGTCGCCTTCGGGAAGTAGATCACCAGGTCGCCGGGGCGCAGTGCGGAGACGGGCACCTTCGGGAGCTGCTTCCACTGCTCC
This DNA window, taken from Streptomyces griseus subsp. griseus, encodes the following:
- a CDS encoding styrene monooxygenase/indole monooxygenase family protein, which codes for MRKILIVGAGQSGLQLALGLQSKGYEVTLMSNRTADEIRAGRVMSTQCMFHTALQHERDYQLNFWESQAPRIEGVGVSVAAPDSSRAIDWVGRLDGYAQSVDQRVKMAGWMETFAQRGGQLVIHGAAVSDLDYFSRTYDLVMVSAGKGELVSMFGRDAARSPFDAPQRALAVAYVHGMGPRPEHPEFDAVRCNLVPGVGELFVMPTLTTSGRADILFWEGVPGGPLDAFQGIKDPSEHLAKTLELMERFTPWEYARATKVELTDANGTLAGRYAPTVRKPIGRLPGGGLALGVADVVVANDPITGQGSNSASKCANSYLDSILEHGDKEFDAAWMQSTFDRYWENAQHAVKWTNAMLGVPPEHVLNLIGAAGQLQPVADRFANGFDDPADFENFFFEPERTNAYLASVSGA
- a CDS encoding nitrate- and nitrite sensing domain-containing protein gives rise to the protein MQKKRPRSQGSTRDGSGATPPAPVATKRTVRVRSRLVAGVAVVGVIVLAAGAPAALSASSDLAESQRLVTLSELNRQAVTLAHSLADERDAVTAYIAGGRTDDGDAAAANRLTRTTRVDQQIDEIHEPAPAALRRDLSTVPSLRRDALTGKGSALEAHQAYSEVIAKLHGISAELAEKTPPRAADATRAPLALGGAVEQASATRGLLLAALAVPSPEPTAPQTDPFTGLPVKTRDDESKRADRDRDELSAAAQQTRVRELASLAEFDQAASPVARDKLSATVTGPEVNSAEKYLARLTDRPELSGSERSTNAKKLESALSTRIERMRSVESALGTTQVQRLEGIRDDDVTALELSIALLGGCFLLAVGVSTAVARTLTQPLAVLRIGAARLADEPASAEPVRYTGRNDEFAQVVRSMNTLHAKLTGLQQEFTGRFESLDAERTELIAGREALTLQRAELQAQAAELTAQLERLKNTVHHTFVNLSLRNLGLVERQLGVIESLEEREQDPERLATLFKLDHMATVMRRHSENMLVLAGAEHGHGHAGPIPLVDVARAAVSEIERYERVTIQSLPPHAQIAGFAADDLSHLLAELLENATSFSPPDSHVELSGWLLETGEVMLSVQDEGIGMSTVRMGELNARLADPASFEAGEQNADGAGLGLQVTSLLAARHGVRVQLREQKGSGVTAVVVLPQTLLPNSLPASSPPAVQLPGEAPALNLPGSVAEANSNALPSRTPILPPAAEPAAPGAGAGAEAASRAAVEPETTPGQEPEAVSGTASEAAAGTVSEATGRAPAPLSEPTPGAVSGAAAPEQASAVEFERAADQAPEPTPESRPESAAQAAPEPAAQPSVDPMIAAAERAIREAGAREPASAEGAEAPGAPGATDVPQQSPDADARTEAHAEAATAGDAADAAPDAPAGSESEITMQVRLPRPPADPAAPATAQPSDPYAIGPDRHERPAESGPGGQDPDGPEFRPAPRSEAAADTVPGPRKPQPERITDKGLPKRTPNVVQPEGAPATGRTGSLDKDDLRRRLGSFHQAAKEGRRDVEAEIAGSPGSVALADHQGVATGTAGHETTTTPTTGGAHDTGTEQTGGRTDRRNGETGDTVEEARS
- a CDS encoding DUF742 domain-containing protein — its product is MTTAAAEPSPRLPVRGADKRPARVRPYSLTGGRTRFGHVLLVETFVAALEAPEERRELTNGNLASRVMPELQAIVEICRRMRTVAEISALLKMPLGVVRVLLSDLADQGKIRVYGTGHGTGQPDRALLERVLNGLRRL
- a CDS encoding roadblock/LC7 domain-containing protein, yielding MTAPSTFGPSTEARDLHWLLSNLVEEVPGVHSVTVVSSDGLMLLSSDPGHHEAKAAGPSDGPKGSSADLATIVSGIGSLTVGAAKLMDGGGVKQTMVAMDEGSVFVMSISDGSLLGVHATPDCDMSVVAYHMALFVGRAGHVLTPELRSELRKSMESAQ
- a CDS encoding GTP-binding protein; the encoded protein is MDSAVSEAPLFAPRRPGPQDQQPPRPQDQPEEALQAWQLDHTRAPTATKIVVAGGFGVGKTTFVGSVSEITPLQTEALMTQASEETDDLSATPEKATTTVAMDFGRLTLDDDLVLYVFGTPGQQRFWFMWDDLVRGAIGAVVLADTRRLEDCFPALDYFESCGLPYIVAVNHFEGTPGYEAEDVREALTVPPRVPIVIMDARNRITVVESLLALVGHALDVTPA